From Procambarus clarkii isolate CNS0578487 chromosome 49, FALCON_Pclarkii_2.0, whole genome shotgun sequence, a single genomic window includes:
- the LOC123751197 gene encoding fibropellin-1-like yields the protein MPTGYSCSMDYSEHSCTMNYSGYSCTMDYSGYSCTMNYSGYSCTMDYSGYSCTMDYSGHSCTMNYSGYSCTMDYSGYSCTMNYSGYSCTMDYSGYSCTMDYSGYSCTMDYSGYSCTMNYSGYSCTVDYSGYSCTMDYSGYSCTMDYSGYNCTMDYSGYNCTMDYSGYSCTMDYSGYNCTMDYSGYNCTMDYSGYSCTMDYSGYSCTMDYSGYNCTMDYSGYSCTMNYSGYNCTMDYSGYSCTMDYSGYNCTMDYSGYNCTMDYSGYSCTMDYSGYSCTMDYSGYNCTMDYSGYSCTMDYSGYNCTRDYSGHS from the coding sequence ATGCCGACAGGATACAGCTGTAGCATGGACTACTCAGAACACAGCTGTACCATGAACTACTCAGGATACagctgtaccatggactactcagGATACAGCTGTACCATGAACTACTCAGGATACagctgtaccatggactactcagGATACAGCTGTACAATGGACTACTCAGGACACAGCTGTACCATGAACTACTCAGGATACagctgtaccatggactactcagGATACAGCTGTACCATGAACTACTCAGGATACagctgtaccatggactactcagGATACagttgtaccatggactactcagGATACagctgtaccatggactactcagGATACAGCTGTACCATGAACTACTCAGGATACAGCTGTACCGTGGACTACTCAGGATACagctgtaccatggactactcagGATACagctgtaccatggactactcagGATACaactgtaccatggactactcagGATACaactgtaccatggactactcagGATACagctgtaccatggactactcagGATACaactgtaccatggactactcagGATACaactgtaccatggactactcagGATACagctgtaccatggactactcagGATACagctgtaccatggactactcagGATACaactgtaccatggactactcagGATACAGCTGTACCATGAACTACTCAGGATACAACTGTACCATGGACTATTCAGGATACagctgtaccatggactactcagGATACAACTGTACTATGGACTACTCAGGATACaactgtaccatggactactcagGATACagctgtaccatggactactcagGATACagctgtaccatggactactcagGATACaactgtaccatggactactcagGATACagctgtaccatggactactcagGATACAACTGTACCAGAGACTACTCAGGACACAGCTGA
- the LOC123751196 gene encoding uncharacterized abhydrolase domain-containing protein DDB_G0269086-like gives MNKSTREVLRVRTFVQDDPRRVLVDYGASGIILDVSSNPHHRPCGFINFIHNNFPTQQDRKNNSPTQQDRKVNFPTQQDRKDNSPTQQDRKDNSPTQQDRKDNSPTQQDRKNNSPTQQDRKVNFPTQQDRKNNSPTQQDRKNNSPTQQDRMNNFPTQQDRKDNSPTQQDRKDNSPTQQDRKDNSPTQQDRKNNSPTQQDRKNNFPTQQDRKNNSPTQ, from the coding sequence atgaataaatccacaagggaagtattgagggttcgaaccttcgtccaggatgatcccagacgcgtccTAGTCGACtacggcgcgtctgggatcatcctggacgtaagttcgaaccctcatcaccgcccttgtggatttattaattttatacatAACAACTTCCCAACACAGCAGGACAGGAAGAACAACTCCCCAACACAGCAGGACAGGAAGGTCAACTTCCCAACACAGCAGGACAGGAAGGACAACTCCCCAACACAGCAGGACAGGAAGGACAACTCCCCAACACAGCAGGACAGGAAGGACAACTCCCCAACACAGCAGGACAGGAAGAACAACTCCCCAACACAGCAGGACAGGAAGGTCAACTTCCCAACACAGCAGGACAGGAAGAACAACTCCCCAACACAGCAGGACAGGAAGAACAACTCCCCAACACAGCAGGACAGGATGAACAACTTCCCAACACAGCAGGACAGGAAGGACAACTCCCCAACACAGCAGGACAGGAAGGACAACTCCCCAACACAGCAGGACAGGAAGGACAACTCCCCAACACAGCAGGACAGGAAGAACAACTCCCCAACACAGCAGGACAGGAAGAACAACTTCCCAACACAGCAGGACAGGAAGAACAACTCCCCAACACAGTAG